A single region of the Paraburkholderia sprentiae WSM5005 genome encodes:
- the dalD gene encoding D-arabinitol 4-dehydrogenase, with amino-acid sequence MDSRQGSGAAAHVILHIGAGSFHRAHQAWYLHRLNEASAASEPRWSLSVGNIRGDMNPVLEALAAQDGVYTLETVTPQGERAYETIRSIERVLPWSESLDGLIEAGADPACKIIAFTVTEGGYYLDEHDRLDTANADLAADLAGGHTTIYGALAAILDARAKRGAGPVTLQTCDNLRSNGERFHAGMSEFLERRGASDLAQWFDEQTSCPCSMVDRITPRPTPDVRERVKAATGVDDACPVMGEAFIQWVIEDRFIAGRPAWERVGAELVDSVLPYEEAKIRILNATHSCIAWAGTLVGLNYIHEGTLDADIRQFAYDYVTEDVIPCLTPSPLDLERYRDVVLERFSNPHILDTNQRVAADGFSKLPGFIAPTLAECFERGVTPAATAMLPALFFRFLERWHTGKLPYAYQDGVMDERVAHAFFTAPDPLRAFAADRLLWGRTAQTPELEAALAGAVARVDAWLAKRGATSQA; translated from the coding sequence ATGGACAGCCGGCAAGGCAGCGGCGCGGCCGCACACGTGATCCTGCACATCGGCGCGGGATCGTTTCATCGCGCGCATCAGGCGTGGTATCTGCACCGGCTGAACGAGGCGAGCGCGGCCAGCGAGCCGCGCTGGTCGTTGAGCGTCGGCAATATTCGCGGCGACATGAACCCGGTGCTCGAAGCGCTCGCCGCGCAGGATGGCGTCTACACACTCGAAACCGTCACGCCACAAGGCGAGCGCGCCTACGAGACGATCCGCTCGATCGAGCGCGTGCTGCCGTGGAGCGAAAGCCTCGACGGCCTGATCGAAGCGGGCGCCGATCCGGCCTGCAAGATCATCGCGTTCACCGTGACCGAAGGCGGCTATTACCTCGACGAGCACGACCGGCTCGACACCGCCAATGCCGATCTCGCCGCCGACCTCGCGGGCGGCCACACGACGATCTACGGCGCGCTCGCGGCGATTCTCGACGCGCGCGCGAAGCGCGGCGCGGGGCCCGTCACGCTGCAGACCTGCGACAACCTGCGCAGCAACGGCGAGCGCTTTCATGCGGGCATGAGCGAGTTTCTCGAACGACGCGGCGCGAGCGATCTCGCGCAATGGTTCGACGAACAGACCTCGTGCCCGTGCTCGATGGTCGATCGCATCACGCCGCGTCCGACGCCCGACGTGCGCGAACGCGTGAAGGCCGCGACCGGCGTCGACGACGCATGTCCCGTGATGGGCGAGGCGTTCATCCAGTGGGTGATCGAGGACCGCTTCATCGCCGGACGCCCGGCCTGGGAGAGGGTCGGCGCGGAACTCGTCGACTCGGTGCTGCCGTACGAGGAAGCGAAGATCCGCATCCTCAACGCAACCCATAGCTGCATCGCGTGGGCGGGCACGCTGGTCGGCCTGAACTACATCCACGAAGGCACGCTCGACGCCGACATCCGCCAGTTCGCGTACGACTACGTGACCGAGGACGTGATCCCGTGTCTGACACCGAGCCCGCTCGATCTCGAACGCTATCGCGACGTCGTGCTCGAACGTTTCAGCAACCCGCATATCCTCGACACCAACCAGCGCGTCGCCGCCGATGGCTTCTCGAAGCTGCCCGGCTTCATCGCGCCGACGCTCGCCGAATGCTTCGAGCGCGGCGTCACGCCGGCCGCGACCGCGATGCTGCCCGCGTTGTTCTTCCGCTTTCTCGAACGCTGGCACACGGGCAAGCTGCCGTACGCGTATCAGGACGGCGTGATGGACGAGCGCGTCGCGCACGCCTTTTTCACGGCGCCCGATCCGCTGCGCGCGTTCGCGGCCGACCGGCTGCTGTGGGGCCGCACGGCGCAGACGCCGGAGCTCGAAGCAGCGCTCGCGGGCGCCGTCGCGCGGGTCGACGCATGGCTCGCGAAACGCGGTGCGACGAGCCAGGCTTAA
- a CDS encoding alcohol dehydrogenase catalytic domain-containing protein — MTTQSNQSDRQNMTAIVCHAPKDYRVEQVHKPRARAHELVIRIAACGICASDCKCHSGAKMFWGGPSPWVKAPVIPGHEFFGYVEELGEGAAEHFGVQKGERVIAEQIVPCGKCRYCKSGQYWMCEVHNIFGFQREVADGGMAEYMRIPPTAIVHKIPDGISLEDAAIIEPLACAIHTVNRGDLQLDDVVVIAGAGPLGLMMTQVAHLKTPKKLVVIDLVEERLALAREYGADVTINPQKDDALAIIHSLTDGYGCDVYIETTGAPIGVNQGMDLIRKLGRFVEFSVFGADTTLDWSVIGDRKELDVRGAHLGPYCYPIAIDLLARGLVTSKGIVTHGFSLEEWDEAIRIANSLESIKVLMKPRA, encoded by the coding sequence ATGACGACTCAATCCAATCAATCCGATCGGCAGAACATGACCGCCATCGTCTGTCATGCACCGAAAGACTACCGCGTCGAGCAGGTGCACAAGCCGCGCGCCCGCGCGCATGAACTCGTGATCCGCATTGCCGCGTGCGGTATCTGCGCGAGCGATTGCAAATGCCATTCGGGCGCGAAGATGTTCTGGGGCGGCCCGAGCCCGTGGGTCAAGGCGCCGGTGATTCCGGGCCACGAGTTCTTCGGCTACGTCGAGGAACTGGGCGAAGGTGCGGCCGAGCATTTCGGCGTGCAGAAGGGCGAGCGCGTGATCGCCGAGCAGATCGTGCCGTGCGGCAAATGCCGCTACTGCAAATCCGGCCAGTACTGGATGTGCGAAGTGCATAACATCTTCGGCTTTCAACGCGAAGTCGCGGACGGCGGCATGGCCGAGTACATGCGCATTCCGCCGACCGCGATCGTCCACAAGATCCCCGACGGCATCTCGCTCGAAGACGCCGCGATCATCGAGCCGCTCGCGTGCGCGATTCACACCGTCAATCGCGGCGATCTGCAACTCGACGACGTGGTCGTGATCGCGGGCGCGGGGCCGCTCGGCCTGATGATGACGCAGGTCGCGCATCTGAAGACGCCGAAGAAGCTCGTCGTGATCGATCTCGTCGAGGAACGGCTCGCACTCGCGCGCGAATACGGCGCCGACGTGACGATCAATCCTCAGAAGGACGACGCGCTCGCGATCATCCATTCACTGACAGACGGCTACGGCTGCGACGTCTATATTGAAACGACGGGCGCGCCGATCGGCGTGAATCAGGGGATGGACCTGATACGCAAGCTCGGGCGCTTCGTCGAATTCTCGGTGTTCGGCGCGGATACGACGCTTGACTGGTCGGTGATCGGCGATCGCAAGGAACTCGACGTGCGCGGCGCGCATCTTGGACCCTATTGCTACCCGATCGCGATCGATCTGCTCGCGCGCGGACTCGTCACGTCGAAGGGCATCGTCACGCACGGCTTTTCGTTGGAAGAATGGGATGAAGCGATCAGGATCGCGAACTCGCTCGAGTCGATCAAGGTGCTGATGAAGCCGCGCGCGTGA
- a CDS encoding substrate-binding domain-containing protein, which produces MKPSAFPLNPSMTMARRAAAFAFGLSLVAMSAGQAAQAAPLKIGMTFQELNNPYFVTMQKALNDAAASTGATVVVTDAHHDVSKQVSDVEDMLQKKIDILLVNPTDSTGIQSAVTSAKKAGVVVVAVDANANGPVDSFVGSKNYDAGVMACDYLAKSIGGSGEVAILDGIPVVPILERVRGCKAALAKSPGVKLVDTQNGKQERATALSVTENMIQAHPNLKGVFSVNDGGSMGALSAIESSGKDIKLTSVDGAPEAIAAIQKPNSKFVETSAQFPADQVRIALGIALAKKWGANVPKSIPVDVKMIDKSNAKGFSW; this is translated from the coding sequence ATGAAGCCGTCTGCTTTCCCGCTCAATCCTTCAATGACGATGGCGCGCCGCGCCGCCGCGTTCGCGTTCGGTTTGTCGCTCGTCGCGATGTCGGCCGGGCAGGCCGCGCAGGCCGCGCCGCTGAAAATCGGCATGACGTTCCAGGAATTGAACAACCCTTACTTCGTGACGATGCAGAAAGCGCTGAACGATGCCGCCGCATCGACCGGCGCGACGGTCGTCGTGACCGACGCGCATCACGACGTCAGCAAGCAGGTCAGCGATGTCGAAGACATGCTGCAAAAGAAGATCGACATCTTGCTCGTCAATCCGACCGACTCGACCGGTATTCAGTCCGCGGTCACGTCGGCGAAGAAAGCGGGCGTGGTCGTCGTCGCGGTCGATGCGAACGCCAACGGTCCGGTCGATTCGTTCGTCGGCTCGAAGAACTACGACGCGGGCGTGATGGCTTGCGACTACCTCGCGAAGTCGATCGGCGGCAGCGGCGAAGTGGCGATTCTCGACGGCATTCCGGTCGTGCCGATTCTCGAACGCGTGCGCGGCTGCAAGGCGGCGCTCGCGAAGTCGCCGGGCGTGAAGCTCGTCGATACGCAGAACGGTAAGCAGGAACGCGCGACCGCGCTGTCCGTCACCGAGAACATGATTCAGGCGCACCCGAACCTGAAGGGCGTGTTCAGCGTGAACGACGGCGGCTCGATGGGCGCGTTGTCGGCGATCGAATCGTCGGGCAAGGACATCAAGCTGACGAGCGTCGACGGCGCACCCGAAGCGATCGCCGCGATCCAGAAGCCGAATTCGAAATTCGTCGAGACGTCCGCGCAATTCCCGGCCGACCAGGTCCGCATCGCGCTTGGCATCGCGCTCGCGAAGAAGTGGGGCGCCAATGTGCCCAAATCGATTCCGGTCGACGTGAAGATGATCGACAAGAGCAACGCGAAGGGCTTCAGCTGGTAA
- a CDS encoding ABC transporter permease, with protein sequence MNTPNPSSSPKPSSVSSDTPGAPVRFTWAALKRSTLFYPFIGLLVVCIVMVFASDSFLSAANIENVLRQVSINAIIAVGMTCVILTGGIDLSVGSVMALAGTLSAGLMVAGMNAVAALAVGLAVGLGFGAANGFFVAFAGMPPIIVTLATMGIARGLALIYTGGYPIDGLPDWVSFFGSGKILGIQAPVVIMAVIYVIAWVLLERMPFGRYVYAIGGNEQATRLSGVRVARVKLIVYTIAGLTSAFAAIVLTARLMSGQPNAGVGFELDAIAAVVMGGTSISGGRGSIIGTLIGALLLGVLNNGLNMVGVNPYVQNVIKGGIILLAIYISRDRRK encoded by the coding sequence ATGAACACGCCTAATCCTTCCTCTTCACCCAAGCCATCGAGCGTCAGCAGCGACACGCCGGGCGCGCCGGTGCGCTTCACGTGGGCCGCGCTGAAACGCTCGACGCTGTTCTATCCGTTCATCGGCCTGCTGGTCGTCTGCATCGTGATGGTGTTCGCGAGCGACAGCTTTCTGTCGGCCGCGAATATCGAGAACGTGCTGCGCCAGGTGTCGATCAACGCGATCATCGCGGTCGGCATGACCTGCGTGATCCTGACGGGCGGCATCGATCTGTCGGTCGGCTCGGTGATGGCGCTCGCAGGCACGCTGTCGGCCGGGCTGATGGTCGCCGGCATGAATGCGGTGGCGGCGCTTGCGGTCGGCCTCGCGGTCGGTCTCGGCTTCGGCGCGGCCAACGGCTTCTTCGTCGCGTTCGCCGGCATGCCGCCGATCATCGTCACGCTCGCGACGATGGGCATCGCGCGCGGCCTTGCGCTGATCTACACGGGCGGCTATCCGATCGACGGTCTGCCCGACTGGGTCAGCTTCTTCGGCAGCGGCAAGATTCTCGGCATCCAGGCGCCGGTCGTGATCATGGCGGTGATCTATGTGATTGCGTGGGTGCTGCTCGAACGCATGCCGTTTGGCCGCTACGTGTACGCGATCGGCGGCAACGAACAGGCGACGCGTCTGTCCGGCGTGCGGGTGGCGCGCGTGAAGCTGATCGTCTACACGATCGCCGGTCTGACCTCCGCGTTCGCCGCGATCGTACTGACCGCGCGTCTGATGAGCGGCCAGCCGAACGCCGGCGTGGGCTTCGAGCTCGACGCGATCGCCGCTGTCGTGATGGGCGGCACGTCGATCTCCGGTGGGCGCGGCTCGATCATCGGTACGCTGATCGGCGCGCTGTTACTCGGGGTCCTGAATAACGGCCTGAACATGGTCGGTGTGAATCCGTACGTGCAGAACGTGATCAAGGGCGGAATCATTCTGCTCGCGATCTACATCAGCCGCGACCGCAGAAAGTAA
- a CDS encoding sugar-binding transcriptional regulator encodes MPRSTEKLDLATRAAWLYYVAGNTQNEIAEKLQVSRPVAQRLVAFAVEKNLIRVRVDHKLADCLSLADQLSKRYGLSLCEIVPIDGDTPEEVDRKLAVAGAQVMERYLSEEKPMVVAVSSGRTLKAAVDQIAQLDRPQHRLVSMVGAIAQDGSSNRYDVALHISEKTGGKHFLLPAPLLADSEAERAQWCNHRLYRIVESLSAQADVAFVGIGNIGMTCPLHEDGFITEGEVKELMHNGAVAEMLGLPIDAAGAHVESPTGRRVTSIALDTPPRRPTIGFAGGQRKREALIAVLKGGWLSGLVTDEVCARAALEA; translated from the coding sequence GTGCCCAGATCCACAGAAAAACTCGATCTCGCCACGCGCGCCGCGTGGCTTTACTACGTCGCGGGCAATACCCAGAACGAAATCGCCGAGAAGCTGCAGGTATCGCGGCCGGTCGCGCAGCGGCTCGTCGCGTTCGCGGTCGAAAAGAACCTGATCCGCGTGCGCGTCGATCACAAGCTCGCAGATTGTCTGTCGCTCGCCGATCAGCTGTCGAAGCGCTACGGCCTGAGCCTGTGCGAGATCGTGCCGATCGACGGCGATACGCCCGAGGAAGTCGACCGCAAGCTTGCGGTCGCCGGCGCGCAGGTGATGGAACGCTATCTGAGCGAGGAAAAGCCGATGGTCGTCGCGGTCAGCAGCGGCCGCACGCTGAAGGCCGCGGTCGATCAGATCGCGCAGCTCGACCGTCCGCAGCATCGGCTGGTATCGATGGTCGGCGCGATCGCGCAGGACGGCTCGTCGAACCGCTACGACGTCGCGCTGCACATTTCGGAAAAGACCGGCGGCAAACATTTTCTGCTGCCCGCGCCGCTGCTCGCCGACAGCGAGGCGGAGCGCGCGCAGTGGTGCAATCACCGTCTCTATCGGATCGTCGAATCGCTGTCGGCGCAGGCCGATGTCGCGTTCGTCGGCATCGGTAACATCGGCATGACTTGTCCGTTGCACGAGGACGGCTTCATCACGGAAGGCGAGGTGAAGGAGCTGATGCACAACGGCGCGGTCGCCGAAATGCTCGGCCTGCCGATCGATGCGGCCGGCGCGCACGTCGAATCGCCGACCGGCCGGCGCGTGACCAGCATCGCGCTCGATACGCCGCCGCGCCGGCCGACCATCGGCTTCGCGGGCGGGCAGCGCAAGCGCGAGGCGCTGATCGCGGTGCTCAAGGGGGGGTGGTTGTCAGGGCTCGTGACCGACGAGGTGTGCGCGCGGGCGGCGTTGGAGGCGTGA
- a CDS encoding contact-dependent growth inhibition system immunity protein: MSPERYPAMRRIFHVYFGQDFDLFGETIAEIVACYKTDSPHTHSSLIHEINSFMDEHSTDLDAAFETSYGSGFEPTLWGHTTESFLNELKRLMSE, translated from the coding sequence ATGTCGCCCGAACGCTACCCGGCGATGCGCCGCATATTTCACGTGTATTTCGGTCAGGATTTTGACCTGTTTGGCGAAACCATTGCCGAAATCGTGGCTTGTTACAAGACGGACAGTCCCCACACACACTCAAGTTTGATTCATGAAATCAATTCGTTCATGGATGAGCACTCGACCGATCTTGATGCCGCGTTTGAAACAAGCTATGGGTCGGGTTTTGAACCGACACTGTGGGGACACACCACCGAGTCTTTTCTTAATGAGCTTAAGCGTCTCATGAGCGAGTAA
- the xylB gene encoding xylulokinase yields the protein MYLGIDLGTSEVKVLLLASDGRVIGTAGSPFTVSRPHQRWAEQNPEDWWAGTRTALAALRAHHPDEFARIRGIGLSGQMHGAVLLDAENRVLRPAILWNDMRSDKECAELTERAPDLHSVAGNLAMPGFTAPKLLWVARHEPEIFASTACVLLPKDYLRLQLTGGKVSDPSDAAGTLWLDVAKRDWSDSLLAACNMTRAQMPALREGSAPAGTLLPELTREFGLRDDVIVAAGGGDNATSAIGIGATQPGDGFVSLGTSGVLCVVGDSFRPNPASAVHAFCHAIPDRWHQMSVVLSAASCLRWVCKLTSTDEPTLLAEIEALPDDALTTAPLFLPYLSGERTPHNDPYAQGVFFGMTHATDRALLGYAVLEGVTLALTDGLDALRAAGTEAKVLSLLGGGARSDYWAQLLADALDTVTVKHGGGETGAALGAARLGWLAAGGDPATVLTKPPVEQEFTPNPRRHAQLRTRLEAYRALYRHVRPLFDPARAPLA from the coding sequence ATGTACCTAGGCATCGACCTCGGCACGTCCGAAGTGAAAGTTCTGCTGCTCGCCTCGGACGGCCGCGTAATCGGCACCGCAGGCTCGCCGTTCACCGTTTCGCGTCCGCACCAACGCTGGGCCGAGCAGAATCCCGAAGACTGGTGGGCGGGCACGCGCACGGCGCTCGCCGCGTTGCGCGCGCATCATCCCGACGAGTTCGCGCGGATTCGCGGCATCGGCCTGTCCGGGCAGATGCACGGCGCGGTGCTGCTCGACGCGGAAAACCGCGTGCTGCGGCCGGCGATCCTGTGGAACGACATGCGCAGCGACAAGGAATGCGCGGAGCTGACCGAGCGCGCACCCGATCTGCACAGCGTCGCCGGCAATCTGGCGATGCCCGGGTTCACCGCGCCAAAGCTGCTGTGGGTCGCGCGTCATGAGCCGGAGATTTTCGCGAGCACAGCCTGCGTGCTGCTGCCGAAGGACTATCTGCGCCTGCAACTGACGGGCGGCAAGGTGTCCGATCCATCGGACGCCGCCGGCACGCTGTGGCTCGACGTCGCGAAGCGCGATTGGTCCGACTCGCTGCTGGCCGCTTGCAACATGACGCGCGCACAGATGCCGGCGCTGCGTGAAGGCAGTGCGCCGGCCGGCACGCTGTTGCCGGAACTCACGCGCGAATTCGGTCTGCGCGACGACGTAATCGTCGCGGCCGGCGGCGGCGACAACGCGACGAGCGCGATCGGCATCGGCGCGACACAACCGGGCGACGGCTTCGTGTCGCTCGGTACCTCGGGCGTGCTGTGCGTGGTCGGCGACAGTTTCCGGCCGAACCCGGCCTCCGCCGTGCACGCGTTCTGTCATGCGATCCCGGACCGCTGGCATCAGATGAGCGTGGTGCTGTCGGCGGCGAGCTGTTTGCGCTGGGTCTGCAAGCTGACGTCGACCGACGAGCCGACGCTGCTCGCCGAAATCGAGGCGCTGCCCGACGATGCGTTGACCACCGCGCCGCTCTTTTTGCCGTATCTGTCGGGCGAGCGCACGCCGCACAACGATCCGTACGCGCAAGGCGTGTTCTTCGGCATGACTCACGCAACCGACCGCGCGCTGCTCGGCTACGCGGTGCTCGAAGGCGTGACGCTCGCGCTGACCGACGGCCTCGACGCGCTGCGCGCGGCCGGCACCGAGGCGAAGGTGCTGTCGCTGCTCGGCGGGGGCGCCCGCAGCGACTACTGGGCCCAGTTGCTCGCCGATGCGCTCGACACCGTCACCGTCAAGCACGGCGGCGGCGAAACTGGCGCGGCGCTCGGCGCGGCGCGTCTCGGCTGGCTCGCCGCCGGTGGCGATCCGGCCACGGTGCTGACCAAGCCGCCCGTCGAACAGGAGTTCACGCCGAATCCGCGCCGCCACGCGCAATTGCGCACGCGGCTCGAAGCGTATCGCGCGCTGTATCGCCACGTACGGCCGCTGTTCGACCCGGCGCGCGCACCGCTCGCCTGA
- a CDS encoding sugar ABC transporter ATP-binding protein: MDTILKLDNISKSFPGVKALQGIHLEIARGEIHALLGENGAGKSTLMKILCGIYQPDQGTITLDGEQRHFANYHDAVAAGVGIVFQEFSLIPYLNAVENMFLGREMKNGFGLLERGKMRRAAAGIFQRLGVAIDLSVPIRELSVAQQQFVEIGKALSLDARVLILDEPTATLTPAEAAHLFTIMRELKQQGVAMIFISHHLEEIFEVCDRITVLRDGQYVGMTEVAQSDVSRLVQMMVGRRIESSFPPKPTPRADAKVVLDVVRLQLFKDSPELSFTLREGEILGFAGLVGSGRTETALAVIGAERAYVKDIRVNGAAAKFGDPADALRAGVGILPESRKTEGLITDFSIKQNISINNLGKYRSLRFFIDQRSEARATADIMKRVGVKAPTMHTEVATLSGGNQQKVVIARWLNHHTNILIFDEPTRGIDIGAKAEIYLLMRELTARGYSIIMISSELPEIVGMCDRVAVFRQGRIEALLEGDAIESNAVMTYATAGSAGASHEHA; the protein is encoded by the coding sequence ATGGACACGATTCTGAAGCTCGACAACATCAGCAAGAGCTTTCCCGGTGTGAAGGCGCTGCAAGGCATTCACCTCGAGATCGCGCGCGGCGAGATTCACGCGCTGCTCGGCGAGAACGGCGCGGGCAAGTCGACGCTGATGAAAATTCTGTGCGGCATCTATCAGCCGGACCAAGGCACGATCACGCTCGACGGCGAGCAACGCCACTTCGCGAACTATCACGACGCGGTGGCCGCGGGCGTCGGGATCGTGTTTCAGGAGTTCAGCCTGATTCCGTATCTGAACGCGGTGGAGAACATGTTTCTCGGCCGTGAAATGAAGAACGGCTTCGGCCTGCTCGAACGCGGCAAGATGCGGCGCGCGGCCGCCGGGATTTTTCAGCGGCTTGGCGTCGCGATCGATCTGTCGGTGCCGATCAGGGAACTGTCGGTTGCGCAGCAGCAGTTCGTCGAAATCGGCAAGGCGTTGTCGCTCGATGCGCGCGTGCTGATTCTCGACGAGCCGACCGCGACGCTGACGCCCGCCGAAGCCGCGCATCTGTTCACGATCATGCGCGAGCTCAAGCAGCAGGGCGTCGCGATGATCTTTATCTCGCACCACCTCGAAGAAATTTTCGAGGTGTGCGACCGCATCACGGTGCTGCGCGACGGCCAGTACGTCGGCATGACGGAGGTCGCGCAATCCGACGTGAGCCGGCTCGTGCAGATGATGGTGGGACGCCGCATCGAAAGCAGCTTTCCGCCGAAGCCGACGCCGCGCGCCGATGCGAAGGTCGTGCTCGACGTCGTGCGCTTGCAGCTGTTCAAGGACAGTCCCGAGTTGAGCTTCACGCTGCGCGAAGGCGAGATTCTGGGCTTCGCGGGACTCGTCGGTTCGGGGCGCACCGAGACGGCCCTCGCGGTGATTGGCGCGGAGCGCGCGTACGTGAAGGACATTCGCGTAAACGGCGCGGCCGCGAAGTTCGGCGACCCGGCCGACGCGCTGCGCGCGGGCGTCGGCATTTTGCCCGAAAGCCGCAAGACCGAAGGGCTCATTACCGACTTCTCGATCAAGCAGAACATCTCGATCAACAACCTCGGCAAGTACCGGTCGCTGCGTTTCTTTATCGACCAGCGTAGCGAAGCGCGCGCGACCGCCGACATCATGAAGCGCGTCGGCGTCAAGGCGCCCACGATGCACACCGAAGTCGCGACGCTGTCGGGCGGCAATCAGCAGAAGGTCGTGATCGCGCGCTGGCTCAATCACCACACGAACATCCTGATCTTCGACGAACCGACGCGCGGCATCGACATCGGCGCGAAGGCCGAAATCTATCTGCTGATGCGCGAACTGACCGCGCGCGGCTACTCGATCATCATGATCTCGTCCGAGTTGCCGGAGATCGTCGGCATGTGCGACCGCGTCGCCGTGTTCCGGCAGGGCCGCATCGAAGCGCTGCTCGAAGGCGACGCGATCGAATCGAATGCCGTGATGACCTATGCGACCGCCGGTTCGGCTGGAGCCTCTCATGAACACGCCTAA
- a CDS encoding AraC family transcriptional regulator — MQPDLEIVAVRHDESFKVWSHGYPYRTVRWHFHPEYEIHLIVATTGKMFVGDHIGSFVPGNLVLMGPNLPHNWVSDVPEGESVAQRNLVVQFGQEFVSNCLESFPEWRQVEALLADARRGLSFGLQTSAQIKPLFLELLAARGLRRLVLFMSMLEILINAPDRDTLASPAYQADPTRFAATRINHVLAYIGKNLANELRESELAQLAGQSVSAFSRYFRRHTGLSFVQYVNRMRINLACQLLTDGELSVTDICFKAGFNNLSNFNRQFLAMKGMAPSTFRRYQQLNDASRDASEQAAAHGRGIDNAPAIVLAPGLPRSGVAYPVT, encoded by the coding sequence GTGCAACCTGATCTCGAAATCGTGGCCGTACGCCACGACGAATCGTTCAAAGTGTGGTCGCATGGCTATCCGTATCGCACGGTGCGCTGGCATTTTCATCCGGAGTACGAGATCCATCTGATCGTCGCGACGACGGGCAAGATGTTCGTCGGCGATCACATCGGCAGCTTCGTGCCCGGCAACCTGGTGCTGATGGGGCCGAACCTGCCGCACAACTGGGTCAGCGACGTACCGGAAGGCGAGAGCGTCGCGCAGCGCAATCTGGTCGTGCAGTTCGGCCAGGAGTTCGTGTCGAACTGTCTCGAGAGCTTTCCCGAGTGGCGCCAGGTCGAGGCTCTGCTCGCCGATGCGCGCCGCGGACTGTCGTTCGGTCTGCAGACGTCGGCGCAGATCAAGCCGCTCTTTCTCGAACTGCTCGCGGCGCGCGGGCTGCGCCGCCTCGTGCTGTTCATGTCGATGCTCGAAATCCTGATCAACGCGCCGGATCGCGACACGCTCGCGAGTCCCGCCTATCAGGCCGATCCGACCCGCTTCGCGGCGACCCGCATCAATCACGTGCTCGCGTATATCGGCAAGAACCTCGCGAACGAGTTGCGCGAGTCGGAGCTTGCGCAACTCGCCGGCCAGAGCGTCAGCGCCTTTTCGCGTTATTTCCGCCGCCATACCGGACTGTCGTTCGTGCAGTACGTGAACCGTATGCGCATCAATCTCGCGTGCCAGTTGTTGACCGATGGCGAACTGAGCGTGACCGACATCTGCTTCAAGGCGGGTTTCAACAATCTGTCGAATTTCAACCGGCAGTTTCTCGCGATGAAGGGCATGGCGCCATCGACGTTTCGCCGCTACCAGCAACTGAACGATGCGAGCCGCGACGCTTCCGAGCAAGCGGCCGCGCATGGCAGGGGTATCGACAACGCGCCGGCGATCGTGCTCGCGCCGGGCTTGCCGCGTAGCGGCGTCGCGTACCCGGTCACCTAG